Proteins from a genomic interval of Lolium perenne isolate Kyuss_39 chromosome 1, Kyuss_2.0, whole genome shotgun sequence:
- the LOC127338369 gene encoding uncharacterized protein isoform X1 produces the protein MPLVVSLRFPHLRNLYKGTGHKVPYRRNPTSIKHRVRTRAAASCLLYLLAYLQDQAVEGRSGKCMPGAFEAQQPCICIWLSELLSTIRKMADLVPPSVFSKVAHQWVHKNKRESIMFVMYVLKTDCVAQARAHLQNKFGKSVEEAIAIVDANRTDWCTGFIIGHRGTGAHVLTCCHSLKEFYSAEQQLTREMVQWFDIHVMCTHQEEHLASSNSSLYDNADYPRIYTMATAVKVDGNKDLMLLEINMDQLYRRGWNRCQRSHVPLKLAKSVPPQLNDVVMISWPPLLPDTVVTGELTNTSRCYNQLSSETNKGYNMRLIELNMIGRDGCSGSPILNHEGEVVAVYHGRLHDKGYAVSFRDVLDFLGPRFRQMCGLTY, from the exons ATGCCACTGGTTGTCTCACTCAGGTTCCCCCATCTCCGCAATTTATACAAGGGTACAGGACACAAGGTTCCGTACAGGAGGAATCCCACCAGCATCAAACACCGTGTTCGAACTAGAGCAGCAGCAAGTTGCCTCCTCTACCTCTTGGCGTATCTACAAGACCAAGCAG TTGAAGGGCGATCTGGCAAATGTATGCCTGGAGCATTTGAAGCACAACAACCTTGTATATGCATCTGGTTatctgaactcttatctactataaG aaaaatggcagatttggtcCCTCCATCTGTTTTCTCAAAAGTGGCCCACCAATGGGTgcacaagaacaaaagggaaTCTATCATGTTTGTTATGTATGTTCTGAAGACGGACTGTGTAGCTCAAGCGCGTGCCCATCTTCAAAATAAATTTGGCAAATCAGTAGAAGAAGCTatagccattgttgatgccaataGAACTGACTGGTGTACCGGCTTCATCATTGGACATCGTGGGACTGGAGCTCACGTGCTGACATGTTGCCACTCTTTGAAGGAGTTCTACTCTGCAGAACAGCAACTAACACGGGAAATGGTTCAGTGGTTTGATATCCATGTCATGTGTACTCATCAAGAAGAACATCTGGCAAGCTCAAACTCTTCGCTATATGATAATGCTGATTATCCAAGGATTTACACCATGGCAACTGCTGTGAAAGTGGATGGAAATAAGGACTTAATGCTCCTGGAGATCAACATGGATCAGTTGTACCGCAGAGGTTGGAACAGATGTCAAAGATCTCATGTGCCATTGAAGCTTGCGAAAAGTGTGCCTCCTCAGCTAAACGATGTTGTAATGATATCCTGGCCACCACTTCTACCTGACACGGTCGTCACCGGCGAACTTACCAACACATCTCGCTGTTACAATCAACTAAGCAGTGAGACCAACAAAGGGTATAATATGCGCTTGATTGAGCTGAACATGATCGGTAGAGATGGTTGCTCTGGCTCACCGATACTGAACCATGAAGGAGAAGTTGTTGCTGTATACCATGGTCGGCTGCATGACAAAGGCTATGCAGTCAGCTTCAGGGATGTACTGGACTTCTTAGGGCCACGTTTTCGACAAATGTGTGGGCTCACATATTGA
- the LOC127338369 gene encoding uncharacterized protein isoform X2 has product MPGAFEAQQPCICIWLSELLSTIRKMADLVPPSVFSKVAHQWVHKNKRESIMFVMYVLKTDCVAQARAHLQNKFGKSVEEAIAIVDANRTDWCTGFIIGHRGTGAHVLTCCHSLKEFYSAEQQLTREMVQWFDIHVMCTHQEEHLASSNSSLYDNADYPRIYTMATAVKVDGNKDLMLLEINMDQLYRRGWNRCQRSHVPLKLAKSVPPQLNDVVMISWPPLLPDTVVTGELTNTSRCYNQLSSETNKGYNMRLIELNMIGRDGCSGSPILNHEGEVVAVYHGRLHDKGYAVSFRDVLDFLGPRFRQMCGLTY; this is encoded by the exons ATGCCTGGAGCATTTGAAGCACAACAACCTTGTATATGCATCTGGTTatctgaactcttatctactataaG aaaaatggcagatttggtcCCTCCATCTGTTTTCTCAAAAGTGGCCCACCAATGGGTgcacaagaacaaaagggaaTCTATCATGTTTGTTATGTATGTTCTGAAGACGGACTGTGTAGCTCAAGCGCGTGCCCATCTTCAAAATAAATTTGGCAAATCAGTAGAAGAAGCTatagccattgttgatgccaataGAACTGACTGGTGTACCGGCTTCATCATTGGACATCGTGGGACTGGAGCTCACGTGCTGACATGTTGCCACTCTTTGAAGGAGTTCTACTCTGCAGAACAGCAACTAACACGGGAAATGGTTCAGTGGTTTGATATCCATGTCATGTGTACTCATCAAGAAGAACATCTGGCAAGCTCAAACTCTTCGCTATATGATAATGCTGATTATCCAAGGATTTACACCATGGCAACTGCTGTGAAAGTGGATGGAAATAAGGACTTAATGCTCCTGGAGATCAACATGGATCAGTTGTACCGCAGAGGTTGGAACAGATGTCAAAGATCTCATGTGCCATTGAAGCTTGCGAAAAGTGTGCCTCCTCAGCTAAACGATGTTGTAATGATATCCTGGCCACCACTTCTACCTGACACGGTCGTCACCGGCGAACTTACCAACACATCTCGCTGTTACAATCAACTAAGCAGTGAGACCAACAAAGGGTATAATATGCGCTTGATTGAGCTGAACATGATCGGTAGAGATGGTTGCTCTGGCTCACCGATACTGAACCATGAAGGAGAAGTTGTTGCTGTATACCATGGTCGGCTGCATGACAAAGGCTATGCAGTCAGCTTCAGGGATGTACTGGACTTCTTAGGGCCACGTTTTCGACAAATGTGTGGGCTCACATATTGA